The Deinococcus deserti VCD115 region GCCGCCCCAAGACTCTCCGGATTTCCTGCCTCATAACTTCTTCCTGCGGAGCTTCGCGTCACACTTCCAGCATCTATTATCTGCACGCCGAGCAACAACGCCTTCCAACAACCCGGAATACAGTGTGCCAACCACCTGTCGATTGGACCGCGCGGGCCTTGAACCTGGCCCGATTGTGCCGGCCGTATTTCGTCAGAGCAGCGAGATCGAGCGCCTGCTGCCCCGACCGGATTGTCGGGTCATGCGTTGGAGATGGCGGCGCTGAAGAACGAGGCAGACAGTGAACATGCTCCCAGTGTTCCGACTCCAGTCGATCCGGCCTTGACCTTGCCCCAGGGGCAGACTTCAGACTGCCCTACCTATAGGGTTGGACCCTCCGGAGGGCACGGCATGACGGATACAGCGAAGGATACAGTGGTCGGCACAGAAACTCTTACCATCGGTGCATTTGCGCGCGCCTCGCGTCTGAGTCTCAAGGCGCTGCGGCTCTACGGCGATCTCGGACTGCTTGCGCCAGCGAGGGTAGACCCGGACACGGGCTACCGCTTTTACCGCCCCGAACAGATCGGCACCGCGCGGCTGATCGGACTGCTGCGGCAACTCGACCTGCCCCTTTCGGAGATCCAGGCCGTGCTGGAAGCAGATGCCTCCAGCCGTGCGACCCGGCTGAGTGCGTTCTGGGGCCAGACCGAGCGCGAGCATAGGCAGCGACGTGCGCTGGCTCAGTACCTCATCGAAACACTGCAGGGAGAGAGCATCATGACCCAGACGTTCGCCATTGGGCAACGCTTTGTGCCCGCTCAACGCGTAGTGACCATGCCCCGGCGCCTGTACGTGGGCGAACTGAGCAACTTTATCGGCGAGGCCCGCGAACAGCTAGGTACGCTGGCAGGCGCGCAGGCGTCGGGCCCAGCCTTCGTCATCTTCTACGGTCAGGTCAACGCTGACAGCGACGGTCCGGTGGAAGTTTGCCTGCCTTTCACGGGCGTGCTGACCGTTCCCGAAGACGTGACTGTGCGCGAGGAACCCGCCCACACTGAAGCTTTCGTGGCCCTGACTCGTGAGGAGTTCGAGTTCCCCGGCATCCTGCATGCCTACGACGCTGTCGCCAGGTACGCCGGACAGCGCGGCGAATGTGAGGCCTTCTTCCCCCGCGAGGTCTACCCGGTACCCTGGAAGGGCCTGCAGGCCGACGACTTTGCTGGAGAAGTGGCCTGGCCCTTCATACCGTACGGAAAGACGCCGTGAATTCCTTTGCGCTGCACACTCCCTACACGCAGCCTGGTGAGCACAGCGCCTTGCTGCACGCCCTACCGGAGGACCCGCGCGAGGCCGCAGCCTGCTGGCGTGGTCTGAACGCTCACTACCGCGTCACACCACATCTCCCCGAAGGACGTGATGAAGACAAGCAGGCGCGGTGGGTTTCAGACATCCTGGGCCTTCTGGCCCAACGGAAGGCTGCGCCGTTGACCGAGGTCCGTGCTCTCCCCGACCGTTTCGTTGGCTGTTGCCGGGACTACGCGCTCCTGCTGGTGGCGACGTTGCGTGAACACGGCATTCCGGCGCGCATTCGCATCGGCTGGGCACCGTACCTGAACCCCGCCTTCGTGCATGATCACGTGGTCTCCGAGTGGGAGGAGGGTGGACGCTGGGTGCGCGGGGACCCGGAGATGGACCCGCTCCGCTTTCCTTTCAACACGATGGATCTGCCGCCCGGCACATTCCAGACGGCGGGCGAAGCGTGGCTGACCTTTCGGGCGGGCACACTGGACCCGGCGCGGTACGGCGTGGCTGCAGGCCTGTACGGCGGTCCGCCCATGCTGCGCGACTACGTGTTGCGTGAGCTGGCGGCCCTGACTGGACATGAACTGCTGCTATGGGACACCTGGGGTCTGATGCATGTTCCTTTCGAGCAGATGACCGGGGAGCACTTCACACTGCTCGACGAAGTGGCGCGGGCCTGTGGCACGGAGGATACGGCGGCGTGGGCACGGCTCGCCGCCCACCCGGACCTGCAGGTCCCCAGCACGGTAGATACCTACGACTTCGCGAACAGCACCCGCCAGACCTTGCTGCGACGGTGATTATTGACAGCCCATGGAGTGAGGAAGGCGCACACTGGGCCAAGATCAGGAACAGGGTAGCGGCTGAACTGCTGGAGCGGTCCTGTGCCCAGACGGGTCCTGTTTTCAATCGGCCCAGGCGACGCGAAGCAGTTCGTCTATACCTCCAGGGTCTGCTGCCTGGCAGCGAGGACTTGCCCCTTTTAGGAAGCCAGCGCCAATTCCAGAAAAACAGAAGTCTGTTCCACATCCTGTGCACCTTGTGGCCCGCACACGCGCAGGAATGCTCTAA contains the following coding sequences:
- a CDS encoding transglutaminase-like domain-containing protein — its product is MNSFALHTPYTQPGEHSALLHALPEDPREAAACWRGLNAHYRVTPHLPEGRDEDKQARWVSDILGLLAQRKAAPLTEVRALPDRFVGCCRDYALLLVATLREHGIPARIRIGWAPYLNPAFVHDHVVSEWEEGGRWVRGDPEMDPLRFPFNTMDLPPGTFQTAGEAWLTFRAGTLDPARYGVAAGLYGGPPMLRDYVLRELAALTGHELLLWDTWGLMHVPFEQMTGEHFTLLDEVARACGTEDTAAWARLAAHPDLQVPSTVDTYDFANSTRQTLLRR
- a CDS encoding MerR family transcriptional regulator; its protein translation is MTDTAKDTVVGTETLTIGAFARASRLSLKALRLYGDLGLLAPARVDPDTGYRFYRPEQIGTARLIGLLRQLDLPLSEIQAVLEADASSRATRLSAFWGQTEREHRQRRALAQYLIETLQGESIMTQTFAIGQRFVPAQRVVTMPRRLYVGELSNFIGEAREQLGTLAGAQASGPAFVIFYGQVNADSDGPVEVCLPFTGVLTVPEDVTVREEPAHTEAFVALTREEFEFPGILHAYDAVARYAGQRGECEAFFPREVYPVPWKGLQADDFAGEVAWPFIPYGKTP